One region of Oreochromis aureus strain Israel breed Guangdong linkage group 19, ZZ_aureus, whole genome shotgun sequence genomic DNA includes:
- the gchfr gene encoding GTP cyclohydrolase 1 feedback regulatory protein — protein sequence MPYMFVSTQIRLENGPTNVGDEFSDPVVMNYLGARKTTMLGNNFSEYHVDDPPRLVLDKLEKIGFRVVSMTGVGQTLVWCLHKEVE from the exons ATGCCGTACATGTTCGTCAGCACACAGATTCGACTG GAGAACGGTCCAACAAATGTGGGGGATGAATTTTCGGATCCAGTGGTCATGAATTACCTGGGAGCAAGGAAAACGACTATGCTGGGGAACAATTT TTCCGAGTATCACGTGGATGACCCGCCTCGCCTGGTgctggacaagctggagaagatCGGCTTCCGCGTGGTGTCCATGACAGGTGTGGGACAGACACTGGTGTGGTGTCTTCACAAGGAGGTGGAGTGA